In the Microtus pennsylvanicus isolate mMicPen1 chromosome 6, mMicPen1.hap1, whole genome shotgun sequence genome, one interval contains:
- the Hsd11b2 gene encoding 11-beta-hydroxysteroid dehydrogenase type 2, whose product MERWPWPSGGAWLLVAARALLQLLRADLRLGRPLLAALALLAALDWLCQRLLPPPAALVVLAAAGWIALSRLARPPLLPVATRAVLITGCDTGFGKEAAKKLDAMGFMVLATVLDLNGPGALELRACCSPRLKLLKMDLTKPEDISRVLELTKSHTTGTGLWGLVNNAGLNSVVADVELSPVATFRNCMEVNFFGALELTKGLLPLLRHSRGRIVTVGSPAGDMPYPCLAAYGTSKAAVALLMDTFGCELLPWGIKVSIIQPGCFKTEAVTNVNLWEKRKQLLLDSLPGELLQAYGEDYIEHLHRQFLHSLNMAVSDLSPVVDAIIDALLAAQPRRRYYPGRGLMIMYFIHHYLPEGLRRRFLQNFFINHCLPRALRPGQPGPAPAQDPPQDPNPSLAAAR is encoded by the exons ATGGAGCGCTGGCCTTGGCCGTCGGGCGGCGCCTGGCTGCTAGTGGCCGCCCGCGCGCTGCTACAGCTGCTGCGCGCAGACCTGCGTCTGGGCCGCCCGTTGTTGGCGGCGCTGGCGCTGCTGGCCGCGCTGGACTGGCTGTGCCAGCGCCTGTTGCCCCCGCCGGCGGCACTCGTGGTGCTAGCTGCTGCTGGCTGGATCGCGTTGTCCCGCCTGGCGCGCCCTCCTCTCCTGCCCGTGGCCACTCGCGCGGTGCTCATCACCG GTTGTGACACTGGTTTTGGCAAGGAGGCAGCTAAGAAACTGGATGCAATGGGCTTCATGGTGCTGGCCACTGTGTTGGACTTGAATGGCCCTGGTGCCCTAGAACTGCGTGCCTGCTGTTCCCCTCGCTTAAAGCTGCTGAAGATGGACCTGACCAAGCCAGAGGACATCAGTCGTGtgctggaactcaccaagtctCACACCACAGGCACTG GCCTGTGGGGTCTGGTTAACAACGCTGGCCTCAACAGCGTAGTGGCTGATGTAGAGCTGTCTCCGGTGGCAACATTCCGAAACTGCATGGAGGTGAACTTCTTCGGTGCACTTGAGCTGACCAAGGGCCTCCTGCCACTCCTGCGTCACTCAAGGGGACGGATTGTGACCGTTGGCAGCCCAGCAG GAGACATGCCGTACCCCTGTCTGGCAGCCTATGGCACCTCCAAGGCGGCTGTGGCACTGCTTATGGACACGTTTGGCTGTGAACTGCTTCCCTGGGGTATCAAGGTCAGCATTATCCAGCCTGGCTGCTTCAAGACAG AGGCAGTGACCAATGTGAACCTCTGGGAGAAGCGCAAGCAACTGCTGCTGGACAGCCTGCCTGGAGAGCTGCTGCAGGCCTATGGTGAAGACTACATCGAGCACTTGCATAGGCAGTTCCTGCATTCGCTCAACATGGCAGTGTCTGACCTCAGCCCGGTTGTAGATGCCATCATCGATGCACTGCTGGCAGCTCAGCCACGCCGCCGCTATTACCCAGGCCGTGGCCTGATGATCATGTATTTCATTCACCACTACCTGCCAGAGGGCCTGCGGCGCCGCTTCCTGCAGAATTTCTTCATCAATCACTGTCTGCCCCGAGCACTGAGGCCTGGCCAACCTGGCCCTGCTCCTGCTCAGGACCCACCCCA